In a genomic window of Arthrobacter woluwensis:
- a CDS encoding phosphomannomutase/phosphoglucomutase, translating into MTEQQQSIDLSPSFKAYDVRGLVGETITAEIVEAVGAAFVDVLGLAGQTILVGGDMRPSSPEFAQKFAEGAAARGANPQLLGLISTDELYFACGALDAAGATFTASHNPAAYNGIKMAKAGAVPISSESGLKEIQHAAEEYLAAGVIPSVETTGAITERDVLKDYSEYLRQLVDLSGIRPLKVVVDAGNGMAGLTTPAVLGSELLSPLPLDITPLYFELDGTFPNHPANPLEPENLVDLQKAVVEHGADIGLAFDGDADRCFVIDEKGEPVSPSAITGMVARREIARAKALGEETPVIIHNLLTSLAVPELIEHDGGRAVRTRVGHSFIKAVMAEEGAVFGGEHSAHFYFRDFFNADTGMLAAMHVLAALGEQGGPLSELAREYEPYVSSGEINSEIEDKAGAVARVRADFEGEGVTEDTMDGSTFSAADGSWWFNLRPSNTEPFLRLNAEAKDAETMAKVRDRVLALVRR; encoded by the coding sequence GTGACTGAACAGCAGCAGAGCATCGACCTTTCCCCGTCCTTCAAGGCGTACGACGTGCGTGGCCTCGTGGGCGAGACCATCACGGCCGAGATCGTGGAGGCCGTCGGCGCCGCCTTCGTCGATGTTCTGGGCCTCGCAGGGCAGACCATCCTGGTGGGCGGTGACATGCGCCCGTCCTCCCCCGAGTTCGCTCAGAAGTTCGCCGAGGGCGCGGCTGCCCGCGGCGCCAACCCCCAGCTTCTGGGGCTCATCTCCACGGATGAGCTCTACTTCGCCTGTGGCGCTCTGGACGCGGCCGGCGCCACCTTCACCGCCAGCCACAACCCGGCGGCCTACAACGGCATCAAGATGGCCAAGGCGGGCGCCGTGCCGATCTCGTCCGAGTCCGGCCTCAAGGAGATCCAGCACGCCGCCGAGGAGTACCTGGCCGCCGGCGTGATCCCCTCGGTCGAAACCACCGGCGCCATCACGGAGCGTGACGTCCTCAAGGACTACTCCGAATACCTGCGCCAGTTGGTGGACCTCTCCGGGATCCGCCCGCTCAAGGTCGTGGTGGACGCCGGCAACGGCATGGCCGGCCTGACCACCCCCGCCGTCCTCGGTTCCGAGCTGCTGAGCCCGCTGCCGCTGGACATCACCCCTCTGTACTTCGAGCTCGACGGCACCTTCCCCAACCACCCGGCGAACCCGCTGGAGCCGGAGAACCTGGTGGACCTCCAGAAGGCCGTGGTCGAGCACGGCGCGGACATCGGCCTGGCCTTCGACGGCGACGCCGACCGCTGCTTCGTCATCGACGAGAAGGGCGAGCCGGTCTCCCCCTCCGCCATCACGGGCATGGTCGCCCGCCGCGAGATCGCCCGCGCCAAGGCACTCGGCGAGGAGACCCCGGTGATCATCCACAACCTGCTCACCTCCCTCGCGGTGCCGGAACTCATCGAGCACGACGGCGGCCGCGCCGTCCGCACGCGCGTGGGCCACTCCTTCATCAAGGCCGTCATGGCCGAGGAAGGCGCCGTGTTCGGCGGCGAGCACTCCGCCCACTTCTACTTCCGCGACTTCTTCAACGCGGACACCGGCATGCTGGCCGCCATGCATGTTCTGGCGGCCCTCGGCGAGCAGGGCGGCCCGCTGTCCGAGCTGGCCCGTGAGTACGAGCCGTACGTCTCCTCCGGCGAGATCAACTCCGAGATCGAGGACAAGGCCGGTGCCGTCGCACGGGTCCGCGCCGACTTCGAGGGCGAGGGCGTCACCGAGGACACCATGGACGGCAGCACGTTCAGCGCCGCCGATGGTTCCTGGTGGTTCAACCTGCGCCCGTCCAACACGGAGCCCTTCCTGCGCCTGAACGCCGAGGCGAAGGACGCCGAGACCATGGCGAAGGTCCGGGACCGCGTCCTGGCGCTCGTCCGCCGCTGA
- a CDS encoding DUF6157 family protein, whose amino-acid sequence MKTENGHTTNYRTTFIEVAEDCPVVSAEVPAARATPTVAQRQFELLDAAPYRLTSDDVLFQVHAERQGIPPEEWPEARAAFFSRGQPCLRASPLGKRYGWGIHHDDDGRVALVPLGSERYAELAADPAVQHVRAMRSSRG is encoded by the coding sequence ATGAAGACCGAGAACGGCCACACCACCAATTACCGGACCACCTTCATCGAAGTCGCCGAAGATTGCCCGGTCGTGTCCGCGGAGGTTCCGGCGGCTCGCGCGACGCCGACCGTGGCTCAACGGCAGTTCGAGCTCCTCGACGCTGCTCCGTACCGGTTGACCTCGGACGACGTGCTCTTCCAGGTCCACGCCGAACGGCAGGGGATTCCTCCGGAGGAGTGGCCCGAGGCGAGGGCGGCGTTCTTCTCCAGGGGCCAGCCCTGCCTGCGGGCCTCGCCATTGGGCAAGCGCTACGGATGGGGCATCCATCACGACGACGACGGCCGCGTCGCCCTCGTGCCGCTCGGCTCCGAGCGCTATGCGGAGCTCGCCGCGGATCCCGCCGTGCAGCACGTCCGTGCCATGCGGAGTTCGCGGGGCTGA
- a CDS encoding amino acid permease, whose amino-acid sequence MTSSSNGLRRGLNARHIRFIALGSAIGTGLFYGSSAAIQAAGPAVLFAYLVGGAVVFMVMRALGEMAVRHPVAGSFGQYASRYLGPYSGFLTGWTYVFEMFVVALADVTAFGVYMGFWFPNVERWVWILSAVFIIAAVNLVSVKVFGELEFWFSIIKITAIIAMIVGGIAIIVFGLNNQHENAAGLHNLWDHGGLTPNGLWGLLSSFTIVMFAFGGTEVIGITAGEAQDPKKVIPKAINSVPVRILFFYILTLGIIMTLQPWNTINGEASPFVSIFSSLGLTGAAHVLNAVVITSALSAINADIFGAGRMLHGLAQQGQAPKAFMKTSKSGVPFLTVLAMVASLLLGVLLNIWFHDQIFFLIAALATFATVVVWLVILLSHVRMKAEITRDGKLPSEFPVPLWPMGSYLAIGFIVFVIVMIGVLPDSQPALLIGALWIAVLTAVYFLFLKGSGRTRIELVDETGMLPVVDPAEDTSTPVPVRNAP is encoded by the coding sequence ATGACTTCATCCAGTAACGGACTGCGGCGAGGCCTCAACGCCCGCCACATCCGCTTCATCGCCCTCGGTTCCGCGATCGGCACCGGCCTTTTCTACGGATCCTCAGCGGCCATCCAGGCCGCCGGCCCGGCCGTCCTCTTCGCCTATCTGGTGGGCGGCGCCGTCGTGTTCATGGTGATGCGCGCCCTCGGTGAGATGGCGGTCCGGCACCCCGTGGCCGGCTCGTTCGGCCAGTACGCCTCCCGGTATCTCGGCCCGTACTCCGGCTTCCTGACGGGGTGGACCTACGTCTTCGAGATGTTCGTGGTCGCCCTGGCCGACGTCACGGCCTTCGGGGTGTACATGGGATTCTGGTTCCCGAACGTCGAACGATGGGTCTGGATCCTGTCGGCCGTCTTCATCATCGCGGCGGTCAACCTGGTGAGCGTCAAGGTGTTCGGTGAACTGGAGTTCTGGTTCTCCATCATCAAGATCACGGCCATCATCGCGATGATCGTGGGCGGCATCGCCATCATCGTCTTCGGCCTGAACAACCAGCACGAGAACGCGGCCGGTCTGCACAATCTCTGGGACCACGGCGGTTTGACCCCCAACGGCCTCTGGGGCCTGCTCAGCTCGTTCACCATCGTCATGTTCGCCTTCGGCGGCACCGAGGTCATCGGCATCACGGCCGGTGAGGCCCAGGACCCGAAGAAGGTCATCCCCAAGGCCATCAACTCGGTGCCCGTGCGCATCCTCTTCTTCTACATCCTGACGCTCGGGATCATCATGACCCTGCAGCCGTGGAACACCATCAACGGCGAGGCGAGCCCCTTCGTCTCCATCTTCAGCTCGCTGGGACTGACCGGCGCCGCACACGTGCTCAACGCCGTCGTCATCACCTCCGCCCTCTCCGCGATCAACGCCGACATCTTCGGCGCGGGCCGCATGCTGCACGGCCTGGCGCAGCAGGGCCAGGCCCCGAAGGCCTTCATGAAGACCAGCAAGAGCGGGGTGCCGTTCCTGACCGTCCTCGCGATGGTCGCGTCGCTCCTGCTGGGCGTGCTGCTGAACATCTGGTTCCACGACCAGATCTTCTTCCTGATCGCCGCCCTGGCCACGTTCGCCACCGTGGTGGTGTGGCTCGTCATCCTCCTCTCCCACGTCCGGATGAAGGCGGAGATCACGCGGGACGGCAAGCTCCCGTCCGAGTTCCCGGTCCCCCTGTGGCCGATGGGCAGCTACCTGGCCATCGGGTTCATCGTGTTCGTGATCGTCATGATCGGCGTCCTGCCGGACTCCCAGCCGGCGCTCCTGATCGGCGCCCTGTGGATCGCCGTCCTGACCGCGGTGTACTTCCTCTTCCTCAAGGGCTCCGGCCGCACCCGGATCGAGCTGGTCGATGAGACCGGCATGCTCCCGGTCGTCGATCCCGCCGAGGACACGAGCACCCCGGTCCCGGTGCGCAACGCGCCCTGA
- a CDS encoding prolyl oligopeptidase family serine peptidase produces MTAHDVVDENIWLEEIHGEGPLAWVREQNARTEEVLDDTEFHQLQDRLLEVLDSTDRIPMVGKRGRWYYNFWRDGEHPKGLWRRTTWESYLTATPDWDVLLDVDALAAEEGAEWVWHGATFLRPAPGEEWRHAMIGLSPDGGDAVTYREFDLETRAFLPDGFVLPTAKGHVSWEDEDTLLVSTTAEGRPATQSSYPRTSARWRRGTPLSDAEQLFEVPDDHMLASVSRDSTPGFERLAAVDYVDFFNDEISLWRDGAWVRIDKPGTVSTAWHHEWILFRPRDPWTVGGADYAAGSLLVARLDDWLDGSRELTVLFEPDSRTSLQSYSWTRNHLLLNLLVDVSSQIRVLTPPTGGAVDAGVGEATDEGAGGEWPSDLLDACPPLHDVNAYAVDDEDETEGDDYWLVATGFLTPTTLTRGTVGGEHAEIKRAPSFFQEDDYAVEQHFAVSADGTRVPYFQVARKDLVLDGTNVTQLSGYGGFEVSRTPAYSGVVGRAWLERGGVYVVANIRGGGEYGPSWHTAALQEKRHRAYEDFAAVAKDLVNRDVTSPRLLGCAGGSNGGLLVGNMLTQYPELFGAVSCGVPLLDMRRYTKLSAGASWIAEYGDPEDPEQWEFIKTFSPYHLLRDAVDYPHSFIWSSTSDDRVGPVQARKMAARMQAMGVPNVWYHETIEGGHAGASDNRQAAALQARNQHFLWKALTGQLPG; encoded by the coding sequence ATGACGGCACATGACGTGGTGGACGAGAACATCTGGCTGGAAGAGATCCATGGGGAGGGGCCGCTCGCCTGGGTGCGGGAGCAGAACGCCCGCACCGAGGAGGTCCTGGACGATACCGAGTTCCATCAGCTCCAGGACCGCCTGCTGGAGGTCCTGGACTCGACGGATCGCATCCCGATGGTCGGCAAACGGGGCCGCTGGTACTACAACTTCTGGCGGGACGGCGAACACCCCAAGGGCTTGTGGCGGCGGACCACCTGGGAGAGCTACCTGACCGCCACGCCGGACTGGGATGTGCTGCTCGACGTCGACGCGCTGGCGGCCGAGGAAGGCGCGGAGTGGGTCTGGCACGGCGCCACGTTCCTCCGCCCGGCGCCCGGTGAGGAGTGGCGTCACGCCATGATCGGGCTCTCCCCCGACGGCGGCGACGCGGTCACCTACCGCGAGTTCGACCTCGAAACCCGGGCCTTCCTGCCGGACGGTTTCGTGCTGCCCACCGCCAAGGGCCACGTGAGCTGGGAGGACGAGGACACCCTCCTCGTCAGCACGACGGCGGAAGGCCGCCCCGCGACGCAGTCCTCCTACCCGCGGACGAGTGCCCGCTGGCGCCGGGGCACGCCGCTGTCGGACGCGGAGCAGCTCTTCGAGGTGCCGGACGACCACATGCTCGCCTCCGTCTCCCGGGATTCGACGCCCGGCTTCGAACGACTGGCCGCAGTCGACTACGTGGACTTCTTCAACGACGAGATCTCACTGTGGCGCGACGGGGCCTGGGTCCGGATCGACAAGCCGGGCACCGTCAGCACCGCCTGGCACCACGAATGGATCCTCTTCCGGCCACGCGATCCCTGGACCGTGGGCGGCGCGGACTACGCCGCAGGCTCGCTCCTCGTGGCGCGCCTCGACGACTGGCTGGACGGCTCCCGTGAGCTGACCGTCCTGTTCGAACCTGATTCCCGGACCTCCCTGCAGTCCTACAGCTGGACCCGGAACCACCTGCTCCTGAACCTGCTCGTGGACGTGTCGTCGCAGATCAGGGTCCTGACGCCCCCGACCGGCGGCGCGGTTGACGCCGGCGTGGGCGAGGCCACGGACGAAGGCGCCGGCGGCGAGTGGCCCTCGGACCTCCTGGACGCCTGCCCGCCGTTGCACGATGTCAACGCCTACGCCGTGGATGACGAGGACGAGACGGAGGGCGACGACTACTGGCTCGTGGCCACCGGCTTCCTGACGCCCACGACGCTGACGCGCGGCACCGTCGGCGGCGAGCACGCGGAGATCAAGCGCGCGCCGTCGTTCTTCCAGGAGGACGACTATGCCGTCGAGCAGCACTTCGCCGTCTCCGCGGACGGCACGCGCGTCCCGTACTTCCAGGTGGCCCGGAAGGACCTCGTGCTGGACGGCACCAATGTCACCCAGCTGAGCGGCTACGGGGGATTCGAGGTGTCCCGGACCCCGGCGTACAGCGGCGTGGTGGGCCGGGCCTGGCTGGAGCGCGGCGGCGTCTACGTGGTGGCCAACATCCGTGGCGGAGGCGAATACGGACCGTCCTGGCACACCGCCGCCCTGCAGGAGAAGCGCCACCGGGCGTATGAGGATTTCGCCGCCGTCGCGAAGGATCTGGTGAACCGCGACGTGACCTCGCCGCGGCTCCTCGGCTGCGCGGGCGGGTCCAACGGCGGCCTCCTGGTGGGCAACATGCTGACGCAGTACCCCGAGCTGTTCGGCGCGGTGTCCTGCGGCGTGCCGCTTCTGGACATGCGCCGGTACACGAAGCTGTCCGCGGGCGCCTCGTGGATCGCCGAGTACGGCGACCCCGAGGACCCCGAGCAGTGGGAGTTCATCAAGACGTTCTCGCCGTATCACCTGCTGCGCGACGCCGTCGACTACCCGCATTCGTTCATCTGGTCGAGCACGTCGGACGACCGGGTCGGGCCCGTCCAGGCCCGGAAGATGGCCGCGCGGATGCAGGCGATGGGCGTGCCGAACGTCTGGTACCACGAGACCATCGAGGGCGGCCATGCCGGCGCCTCCGACAACCGCCAGGCCGCGGCGCTGCAAGCCCGCAACCAGCACTTCCTGTGGAAGGCACTGACGGGTCAACTGCCCGGCTGA
- a CDS encoding RecQ family ATP-dependent DNA helicase gives MAETNAVHTQSRSYQEAVQVLRDLVNNPDAEFHEGQFEAIEALVDHSRRALVVQRTGWGKSAVYFVASLLLRRRGAGPTLIVSPLLALMRDQVEAAARAGVRAVAINSANQLDWENVSARLAADEVDVLLVSPERLVNPAFRERELPELIRRTGLLVVDEAHCISDWGHDFRPDYRRIADLIRQLPGNVPVLATTATANSRVVHDIEEQLGTDVLTIRGTLGRDSLRLGVLKLPDNTARLAWLAEHLKDLPGSGIIYTLTVSAAEETARMLSERGYEVLSYSGKTDTAERELAEQRLKDNQVKALVATSALGMGFDKPDLGFVVHLGAPSSPVAYYQQVGRAGRGGANADVLLLPGAEDREIWKYFATASMPEQEKAMAVLDALETSPKPLSSPALEPRVDLGRSRLELLLKVLAVDGAVERVQGGWQSTGKGWFYDAERYARIAEARVQEQDLMVIYQETAGCRMEFITSVLDDPDAHACGRCDNCAGPWYPSGVSREALNAAAAELDKVGAVVETRSLWPTGMDRLGVPVKGKIPPAEAVAEGRALARLSDLGWGGPLREVLAESAEDAPVREDMLRACVAVLRDWGRPENRGAEPWSGQDRPLAVVAVPSQRRPQLIESVATGLAEIGRMPYLGSLGVRHSMGGAGRRGNSAYRLAEVWDRFGPTPQIEEFLAQNPGATILLVDDSVDTRWTVVVAGRSLRQAGAGAVLPFVLALAG, from the coding sequence ATGGCTGAGACGAACGCGGTGCACACCCAGAGCAGGAGCTATCAGGAGGCCGTCCAGGTTCTGAGGGACCTGGTGAACAATCCGGATGCCGAGTTCCACGAGGGCCAGTTCGAGGCCATCGAGGCGCTGGTCGATCACTCGCGCCGGGCCCTGGTGGTCCAGCGCACCGGCTGGGGTAAATCCGCGGTGTACTTCGTGGCGTCCCTGCTCCTCCGGCGCCGTGGTGCTGGTCCCACACTGATCGTCTCGCCGTTGCTCGCTCTCATGAGGGACCAGGTCGAAGCGGCGGCCCGCGCCGGAGTCAGAGCCGTGGCGATCAACTCCGCCAACCAGCTCGACTGGGAGAACGTCTCGGCCCGGCTCGCGGCGGATGAGGTGGATGTTCTTCTCGTCTCCCCGGAACGGCTCGTCAATCCGGCGTTCCGGGAACGGGAGCTGCCCGAGCTGATCCGCCGAACAGGTCTGCTGGTGGTGGACGAAGCACACTGCATCTCCGATTGGGGCCACGACTTCCGTCCGGACTACCGGCGCATCGCGGACCTGATCCGGCAGCTGCCCGGCAACGTCCCGGTCCTGGCCACCACGGCCACCGCCAACTCCCGCGTGGTTCATGACATCGAGGAACAGCTCGGCACGGACGTGCTCACCATCCGCGGAACCCTGGGGCGTGATTCGCTGCGCCTGGGTGTCCTCAAGCTGCCGGACAACACCGCGCGCCTCGCCTGGCTCGCCGAGCACCTCAAGGACCTGCCCGGCAGCGGGATCATCTACACGCTCACCGTCTCCGCCGCAGAAGAGACGGCGCGGATGCTGTCCGAACGCGGCTACGAGGTGCTGTCCTACAGCGGGAAGACGGACACCGCGGAGCGCGAACTTGCGGAACAGCGGCTGAAGGACAACCAGGTCAAGGCCCTCGTGGCCACCTCGGCGCTGGGGATGGGCTTCGACAAGCCGGATCTTGGCTTCGTGGTCCACCTCGGCGCTCCCAGCTCGCCTGTGGCGTACTACCAGCAAGTCGGCCGTGCGGGCCGTGGCGGCGCCAATGCCGATGTCCTGCTGCTCCCGGGGGCGGAGGACCGCGAGATCTGGAAATACTTCGCCACGGCGTCCATGCCGGAGCAGGAGAAGGCCATGGCGGTGCTGGACGCCCTGGAGACTTCGCCCAAGCCGTTGTCCAGTCCCGCGCTCGAACCCCGGGTGGACCTGGGGCGCTCGCGGCTGGAGCTCCTCTTGAAGGTCCTGGCCGTGGACGGGGCGGTCGAGCGCGTGCAAGGCGGCTGGCAGTCCACCGGCAAGGGCTGGTTCTACGACGCCGAGCGGTACGCCCGTATCGCCGAGGCCCGGGTGCAGGAACAGGACCTCATGGTGATCTACCAGGAGACCGCCGGGTGCCGGATGGAGTTCATCACCTCCGTCCTGGACGATCCCGATGCCCACGCGTGCGGCCGCTGCGACAACTGCGCCGGGCCCTGGTACCCCAGCGGGGTCAGCCGTGAGGCGCTCAATGCCGCCGCGGCCGAACTGGACAAAGTGGGCGCCGTCGTCGAGACCCGCTCGTTGTGGCCCACCGGGATGGACCGGCTGGGCGTCCCGGTGAAGGGCAAGATCCCACCTGCGGAAGCCGTGGCCGAAGGCCGGGCGCTCGCACGATTGAGCGATCTGGGCTGGGGTGGTCCGCTCCGGGAGGTGCTCGCCGAGAGTGCGGAGGACGCGCCCGTGCGGGAGGACATGCTCCGGGCGTGCGTCGCCGTGCTCCGTGACTGGGGCCGCCCGGAGAACCGGGGCGCCGAACCCTGGAGCGGCCAGGATCGACCGCTGGCCGTGGTCGCGGTCCCTTCTCAGCGACGACCGCAGTTGATCGAATCCGTCGCCACCGGACTCGCGGAGATCGGACGCATGCCGTATCTGGGATCGCTGGGTGTGCGCCATTCGATGGGCGGCGCGGGCCGTCGCGGGAACAGCGCCTACCGTCTGGCCGAGGTGTGGGACCGCTTCGGCCCGACGCCTCAGATCGAGGAGTTCCTCGCGCAGAACCCGGGCGCGACGATCCTCCTGGTGGACGATTCGGTCGACACCCGGTGGACGGTCGTCGTGGCCGGGCGCTCGCTCCGCCAGGCCGGGGCCGGCGCAGTGCTGCCGTTCGTGCTCGCGCTCGCCGGCTGA
- a CDS encoding alpha-L-fucosidase gives MTEHTSSPLDESDPSLPTLKPSLAAGAVVDAHDPGYSFPADPLSRARLEDWQDHKFGIIMHWGIYTSQGLGDSWTLCRSRDEEMMLLPPGFEGDDDAWEEQYKAARTEFTGEDYDPEDWAALARAAGAKYLVFTSKHHDGFNMFDTALSDFKVTAEDVPLGRDVLAETFDAFRAQGLETGVYFSKADWNHPGYWSPAGTTVDRFHNYDAEADPERWQSFVDFTQAQIEELLSGYGPVNVLWLDAGWVFAPFEPIDIDRIAARARELQPGILVVDREVHGPNEDYRTPEQRIPDHRPAYPWESCVTLSDNWTSLSPDEQAKDPREVVDMLVKVVARGGNLLLGVGPDPTGAIPPSIREALEVIGVWLEEFGPALYGTRAVTEGLVPGNGLSESWEDGGTTWWLTETPSEAGAPGRLHLITLDGPANGVRIPLARDVAEVRGLGGATITDWDQDADGVLSVALRESAEGLEGRPAADGEAAAEDPALGARGVVIQFA, from the coding sequence GTGACTGAGCACACATCTTCCCCTCTCGACGAGAGCGACCCGTCCCTTCCCACCCTCAAGCCCAGCCTGGCGGCCGGTGCGGTCGTCGATGCGCACGATCCCGGTTACAGCTTCCCGGCGGATCCTCTCAGCCGCGCGCGGCTGGAGGACTGGCAGGACCACAAGTTCGGCATCATCATGCACTGGGGCATCTACACCTCCCAGGGCCTGGGTGACAGCTGGACCCTGTGCCGGTCCCGCGACGAGGAGATGATGCTCCTTCCACCCGGGTTCGAGGGGGACGACGATGCCTGGGAGGAGCAGTACAAAGCCGCCCGCACGGAATTCACCGGAGAGGACTACGATCCGGAGGACTGGGCCGCGCTCGCCCGCGCCGCGGGGGCGAAGTACCTCGTCTTCACGTCCAAGCATCATGACGGCTTCAACATGTTCGACACCGCCCTCTCGGACTTCAAGGTCACCGCGGAGGACGTCCCGCTGGGCCGCGACGTCCTCGCCGAGACTTTTGACGCCTTCCGAGCCCAGGGGCTGGAAACCGGCGTCTACTTCTCGAAGGCCGACTGGAACCACCCGGGCTACTGGTCGCCGGCCGGCACCACCGTGGACCGCTTCCACAACTACGACGCCGAGGCGGATCCCGAGCGCTGGCAGAGCTTCGTGGACTTCACCCAGGCGCAGATCGAGGAACTCCTCAGCGGCTACGGACCCGTCAACGTGCTCTGGCTGGACGCCGGATGGGTCTTCGCTCCATTCGAACCGATCGACATCGACCGGATCGCCGCCCGGGCGAGGGAGCTTCAGCCAGGGATTCTCGTCGTCGACCGGGAGGTCCACGGTCCGAATGAGGACTATCGCACTCCCGAGCAGCGCATCCCGGATCACCGGCCGGCCTACCCGTGGGAATCATGCGTGACCCTCTCGGACAACTGGACGTCTCTCTCCCCGGACGAGCAGGCCAAGGACCCCCGTGAAGTGGTGGACATGCTGGTGAAGGTGGTCGCTCGAGGCGGCAACCTCCTGCTGGGTGTCGGGCCCGATCCCACCGGCGCGATCCCGCCGTCCATCCGCGAGGCCCTCGAGGTCATCGGGGTGTGGCTTGAGGAGTTCGGACCGGCCCTGTACGGGACCCGTGCCGTGACCGAGGGTCTGGTGCCCGGCAATGGCCTCTCCGAGAGCTGGGAGGATGGCGGCACCACGTGGTGGCTGACCGAGACACCCTCGGAGGCCGGCGCACCCGGCCGGCTCCACCTGATCACTCTCGACGGCCCCGCCAACGGCGTCAGGATCCCGCTGGCCCGTGACGTGGCCGAGGTCCGAGGGCTGGGCGGAGCCACGATCACCGACTGGGACCAGGATGCCGACGGCGTCCTCAGCGTGGCCCTGCGCGAGAGCGCCGAGGGGCTGGAAGGCCGTCCGGCGGCGGACGGCGAAGCAGCGGCGGAGGATCCCGCGCTGGGGGCGCGCGGCGTCGTCATTCAGTTCGCGTGA
- a CDS encoding dihydrofolate reductase family protein encodes MTFTTAHMSVSLDGFVAGPDQSLENPLGKGGPLLHRWHMGPEEERHEVDADWTARLLRPRGAYVMGRNMFGPVRGSWDTMPDWRGWWGDEPPYHAPVFVLTHHEHDPIEMEGGTTFHFVTEGFARALELAREAGDGDVDIAGGASAVRQALEAGELDELTLDIAPVVLGAGESIFPEDSSGYRLEIVETAGSPLTTHVRYRVVR; translated from the coding sequence ATGACCTTCACCACAGCCCACATGTCCGTCTCCCTGGACGGCTTCGTCGCCGGCCCGGATCAGAGCCTGGAGAACCCACTCGGCAAAGGCGGCCCCCTGCTGCATCGCTGGCACATGGGACCGGAAGAGGAACGCCACGAGGTCGACGCCGACTGGACCGCCCGCCTGCTCCGCCCCCGGGGCGCCTACGTCATGGGCCGGAACATGTTCGGCCCGGTCCGCGGCTCCTGGGACACGATGCCGGACTGGCGCGGCTGGTGGGGTGACGAACCGCCGTATCACGCGCCCGTGTTCGTCCTGACCCACCACGAGCACGACCCGATCGAGATGGAGGGCGGCACCACCTTCCACTTCGTCACGGAAGGCTTCGCCCGCGCCCTGGAACTCGCACGGGAAGCCGGCGACGGCGACGTCGACATCGCGGGTGGCGCTTCAGCCGTGCGGCAGGCACTGGAGGCCGGGGAGCTGGACGAACTCACGCTGGACATCGCCCCCGTGGTGCTCGGTGCGGGTGAGTCGATCTTCCCGGAGGACTCCTCCGGCTACCGCCTGGAGATCGTCGAGACGGCCGGTTCGCCCCTCACCACCCACGTCCGGTACCGGGTGGTGCGTTAG